One Molothrus ater isolate BHLD 08-10-18 breed brown headed cowbird chromosome 13, BPBGC_Mater_1.1, whole genome shotgun sequence DNA window includes the following coding sequences:
- the SEC11A gene encoding signal peptidase complex catalytic subunit SEC11A produces MLSLDFLDDVRRMNKRQLYYQVLNFGMIVSSALMIWKGLMVVTGSESPIVVVLSGSMEPAFHRGDLLFLTNRIEDPIRVGEIVVFRIEGREIPIVHRVLKIHEKQNGDIKFLTKGDNNAVDDRGLYKQGQHWLEKKDVVGRARGFVPYIGIVTILMNDYPKFKYAVLFLLGLFVLVHRE; encoded by the exons aTGCTGTCGCTGGACTTTCTGGACGATGTGCGGCGCATGAACAAGCGGCAG CTGTATTACCAGGTGCTGAACTTCGGCATGATCGTGTCCTCCGCCCTCATGATCTGGAAGGGGCTCATGGTGGTGACGGGCAGCGAGAGCCCCATCGTGGTGGTGCTGAG TGGGAGTATGGAGCCTGCTTTCCACAGAGGAGATCTCCTGTTCCTCACCAACCGAATTGAAGATCCGATCAGAGTGGGAGAAATTGTCGTCTTCAGGATAGAAGGAAGGGAAATCCCCATAGTCCATCGTGTCCTGAAAATCCATGAGAA GCAAAATGGAGACATCAAATTTCTGACAAAGGGAGACAACAATGCTGTGGATGACAGAGGGCTCTACAAGCAGGGGCAGCACTGGCTGGAGAAGAAGGATGTAGTAGGACGAGCAAGAGG ATTTGTGCCCTACATTGGAATAGTGACTATCTTAATGAACGATTATCCAAAATTTAAG TATGCAGTCCTCTTTTTACTGGGTTTATTTGTGCTGGTCCATCGAGAGTAG
- the NMB gene encoding neuromedin-B: protein MALRCLLLLLCGAALGPAVHLDFAEHRSQAAKIKVNPRGNLWATGHFMGKKSVTGSPHLEAAEEPAVPVVFGPSLRALLEDMMELLTRELLKILLQERLLDENQGKYDLTGQETGLLTKVLEKYFSN, encoded by the exons ATGGCGCTGcgctgcctgctgctgctgctctgcggGGCCGCGCTCGGGCCCGCCGTGCACCTCGACTTCGCCGAGCACCGCAGCCAGGCCGCCAAGATCAAGGTCAACCCTCGCGGCAACCTCTGGGCCACAG GTCACTTCATGGGCAAGAAGAGTGTCACGGGCTCCCCACACCTGGAGGCTGCCGAGGAGCCTGCAGTGCCCGTGGTGTTTGGTCCCTCTCTCCGAGCCCTGCTGGAGGACATGATGGAACTACTGACCCGGGAGCTCCTGAAAATCCTCTTGCAAGAAAGGCTGCTGGATGAGAACCAAGGGAAATACGACCTCACTGGCCAG GAGACAGGGCTTTTAACAAAGGTGCTGGAGAAGTACTTCTCAaactga